The following coding sequences lie in one Jonesia denitrificans DSM 20603 genomic window:
- a CDS encoding bifunctional [glutamine synthetase] adenylyltransferase/[glutamine synthetase]-adenylyl-L-tyrosine phosphorylase produces the protein MADPSRTTTLHNRLIRLGFTDARRAKTLLDDPALTAVMGPITANHPLVDALALAADHDHAVLGLVRLCETILGLPEPEKTRLTSTLAHLVEPDGPPVPPATRESVVNHRLRHLIALFGHSTALTDEVIRRPELVDDVLDDTPATLLTDEDIRDALLVAVHADPTSLIPLAGATTSTPCDPDDYVDAMRREYRRILIKVAATDLAHDQPADILPDIAAALAALAAGALEAALAIARLRHPTHGKEVRLSVLGMGKCGGHELNYISDVDVIYVVEPNEGYSEDEACAVGTILAQDLVHACSGVFGEQALWPVDAALRPEGKQGPLVRTLSSHTSYYERWAKTWEFQALLKARHVAGDQALSSAYLDAVTPLVWTAVERDHFVEDAQAMRKRVEEHVPAQEAARQIKLGKGGLRDVEFTIQLLQLVHGRSDDTIRSSTTLTALEQLAEGGYIGREHATRLAACYRLLRAMEHRIQLRRMHRTHLIPTQERELEILGRSLNMRRDSANTVVNAWKNTRRDVRSLHEDIFYRPLLPATARLSADEASLAPKAAQARLRAIGYRDPAGAMRHITVLTEGVTRRASIQRHLLPVMIGWFAEGADPDAGLLAFRKLSEELGTTHWYLKMLRDSGQAAYRLAYLLSTSTYIADALSKSPESVAWLDNDVDVTIHSKERLASELDAILTRADDPTTATTLIRAIRRRELARTATAKLLGLTEPRAVAHGITDAADVTVDGALRIARHIVALEQQRTQPPAQFAIIAMGRMGGREMGYGSDADVMFVYEPHTGHDPQDAHQYALALATAVKKILTDPNPEPTLDIDADLRPEGRSGPLVRSLDAYREYYERWVQPWEQQALLRARPVAGDHDLSDQFIELINPLRYPDGGVPTSTVREIRRIKARVEAERLPRGVSPQHHLKLGRGAISDVEWLVQLLQLEHGYRVDGMRTTETLRALQAATDAGIVSPKDASPLRHAWQFASDLRDANVLWNGRTTGTHVDVLPQDRLSLAGVGRVMGYNQDKAHLVEEDYLRAARRARNVMERLFYGETD, from the coding sequence ATGGCAGACCCGTCACGAACCACCACACTCCACAACCGCCTCATTCGCCTCGGCTTCACAGACGCACGCCGCGCCAAAACACTCCTTGACGACCCAGCCCTCACCGCAGTCATGGGCCCCATCACAGCCAACCACCCACTCGTGGACGCTCTCGCGCTCGCAGCTGACCATGACCACGCCGTCCTTGGGCTCGTCCGACTCTGCGAAACAATCCTCGGTTTACCAGAGCCCGAAAAGACGAGACTAACCTCCACCCTGGCCCACCTTGTGGAACCCGATGGACCACCTGTTCCCCCAGCGACCCGCGAATCAGTGGTCAACCACCGGCTACGTCACCTTATTGCGCTCTTTGGTCACTCCACCGCGCTCACCGACGAGGTCATCCGCCGCCCAGAACTCGTCGACGACGTTCTTGACGACACACCCGCAACCCTGCTCACCGACGAAGACATCCGCGACGCTCTTCTCGTAGCAGTCCACGCGGACCCCACCTCCCTCATCCCCCTAGCAGGTGCCACCACCTCAACACCGTGTGACCCTGATGACTACGTTGACGCCATGCGCCGCGAATACCGCAGAATCCTCATCAAAGTTGCAGCCACCGACCTTGCACATGACCAACCCGCCGACATCCTCCCTGATATTGCTGCCGCACTCGCAGCCCTCGCTGCTGGAGCCCTTGAAGCGGCACTCGCTATTGCCCGGTTACGTCACCCAACTCACGGAAAAGAGGTTCGCCTTTCCGTCTTGGGCATGGGAAAGTGTGGCGGGCATGAACTGAACTACATCTCCGATGTTGACGTCATTTATGTTGTTGAACCGAACGAGGGGTATAGCGAAGACGAGGCGTGTGCGGTGGGGACCATCCTTGCGCAAGACCTTGTCCACGCCTGCTCTGGGGTATTTGGGGAACAAGCACTATGGCCTGTCGACGCCGCGTTACGCCCTGAAGGTAAGCAAGGGCCACTTGTGCGGACACTGTCATCCCACACGTCCTACTACGAGCGGTGGGCGAAAACCTGGGAGTTCCAAGCTCTCCTCAAAGCACGGCACGTGGCCGGTGACCAAGCATTATCCTCTGCCTATCTTGACGCGGTAACACCGCTTGTGTGGACAGCAGTGGAACGTGACCACTTCGTTGAAGACGCCCAAGCGATGCGCAAACGCGTTGAAGAACACGTCCCCGCCCAAGAAGCTGCACGGCAAATCAAACTAGGTAAAGGGGGGTTGCGCGACGTCGAGTTCACAATCCAACTTCTCCAACTTGTCCATGGACGATCTGACGACACTATCCGTTCTTCCACAACGTTAACTGCGCTAGAGCAACTCGCTGAGGGCGGCTACATTGGACGGGAGCATGCCACACGTCTCGCTGCCTGCTACCGCCTACTGCGAGCAATGGAACACCGCATTCAGTTGCGCAGGATGCACCGGACACACTTGATCCCCACCCAGGAACGAGAACTTGAAATCCTGGGTAGATCACTCAACATGCGCCGAGACTCCGCAAACACTGTGGTCAACGCGTGGAAAAATACGCGGCGCGATGTGCGTTCCCTGCACGAAGACATTTTTTACCGCCCCCTGCTGCCAGCAACAGCCCGACTGTCCGCTGACGAAGCATCCCTCGCGCCGAAGGCTGCCCAAGCTCGCCTAAGAGCCATCGGTTACCGTGACCCAGCAGGGGCAATGCGGCACATCACTGTTCTCACCGAGGGGGTCACTCGCCGCGCTTCCATCCAACGTCACCTCCTGCCGGTGATGATTGGGTGGTTCGCGGAAGGAGCAGACCCTGACGCTGGGTTACTTGCGTTCCGTAAACTCTCTGAGGAGCTTGGTACCACCCACTGGTACCTGAAAATGTTGCGTGATTCCGGGCAGGCCGCTTACCGTCTTGCATACTTGCTGTCCACCTCAACCTATATTGCCGATGCGCTCTCCAAGTCCCCTGAATCCGTTGCGTGGCTCGATAACGACGTCGACGTCACCATCCACAGTAAAGAACGGCTCGCATCGGAACTCGACGCGATCCTCACCAGGGCGGACGATCCCACAACCGCAACAACATTGATCCGTGCTATTCGCCGCCGCGAACTGGCCCGCACCGCAACAGCAAAACTCCTTGGACTCACAGAACCACGCGCTGTCGCCCACGGAATCACCGACGCTGCGGACGTCACAGTCGATGGTGCGTTGCGCATCGCGAGACACATTGTTGCCCTCGAACAACAACGCACTCAACCACCAGCCCAGTTCGCCATCATCGCCATGGGGCGCATGGGCGGACGGGAAATGGGGTACGGGTCAGACGCCGATGTCATGTTTGTGTACGAACCACACACCGGCCATGACCCCCAAGATGCCCACCAATATGCGCTCGCGCTAGCAACCGCGGTGAAGAAAATCCTCACCGACCCCAACCCTGAACCAACTCTTGACATCGATGCTGACCTTCGCCCAGAGGGACGCAGCGGACCGCTTGTGCGGTCACTTGACGCGTACCGGGAATATTATGAACGCTGGGTGCAACCGTGGGAACAACAAGCCCTCCTGCGTGCGCGGCCAGTGGCTGGCGACCATGACCTCTCGGACCAGTTTATTGAGCTCATCAACCCGCTGCGCTACCCAGATGGGGGAGTCCCCACCTCAACGGTGCGGGAAATTCGGCGGATCAAAGCGCGCGTAGAAGCTGAACGACTCCCACGAGGTGTCAGCCCTCAACACCACCTGAAACTGGGGCGTGGAGCGATCAGTGACGTTGAGTGGTTGGTGCAGCTGCTTCAACTTGAACATGGGTACCGGGTTGACGGGATGCGCACAACCGAAACATTACGGGCCCTTCAAGCAGCGACCGATGCAGGCATCGTCAGCCCGAAGGACGCATCACCATTACGGCACGCCTGGCAGTTCGCGTCAGATTTACGTGACGCCAACGTGTTGTGGAATGGGCGCACAACAGGGACACACGTTGATGTGCTACCTCAGGACCGGCTGTCACTGGCGGGTGTGGGACGTGTCATGGGGTACAACCAAGACAAAGCCCACCTCGTTGAGGAGGACTACCTTCGGGCAGCGCGGCGAGCCCGCAACGTCATGGAACGACTGTTCTACGGGGAAACTGACTAG
- the glnA gene encoding type I glutamate--ammonia ligase, with the protein MFTTPEEAIAFLKDENVEFVDARFCDLPGQMQHFNVPTDQFDEAAFTDGMMFDGSSIRGFQAIHESDMKLVPDVTSAYIDPYRQRKTLVVNFSIVDPFTGEPYSRDPRNVAQRAEAYLKSTGIADTVFFGPEAEFYAFDGIRYQTTPGSTLYEIESSTAAWNMGREEEGFNKGYKTRTKGGYFPVSPLDHFADFRDEICADLASVGLAVERAHHEVGTAGQQEINYRFNTLTSAGDDLMKFKYVVKNAAWKMDKTVTFMPKPIFGDNGSGMHCHQSLWKDGKPLFFDEKGYGGLSDLARWYIGGLLKHAPAVLAFTNPSINSYRRLVPGYEAPVNLVYSARNRSAAIRIPITGSNAKAKRVEFRVPDPTANPYLAFSAQLLAGLDGIKNRIEPPEPIDKDLYELPPEEYTQIAKVPESLGEALDALDADHDFLTVGDVFPEDLIQAWIAYKREKELEPMSLRPHPYEFELYYDV; encoded by the coding sequence ATGTTCACAACCCCCGAGGAAGCCATTGCTTTCCTGAAGGACGAGAACGTCGAGTTCGTCGACGCGCGCTTCTGCGACCTGCCGGGACAGATGCAGCACTTTAACGTTCCGACCGACCAGTTCGACGAGGCCGCCTTCACTGACGGCATGATGTTTGATGGTTCGTCGATCCGCGGTTTTCAAGCGATCCACGAATCCGATATGAAGCTCGTACCAGATGTCACTAGCGCCTACATTGACCCGTACCGTCAGCGCAAAACACTGGTTGTGAACTTCTCAATTGTTGACCCGTTCACTGGTGAGCCGTACTCCCGCGATCCTCGCAATGTGGCACAGCGCGCGGAAGCGTACCTCAAGTCCACCGGTATTGCTGACACCGTGTTCTTCGGCCCAGAGGCCGAGTTCTATGCCTTTGATGGCATCCGTTACCAAACCACTCCCGGTTCCACCCTGTACGAAATTGAGTCCAGCACTGCTGCCTGGAACATGGGGCGCGAAGAAGAAGGCTTCAACAAGGGGTACAAAACTCGGACCAAAGGTGGGTACTTCCCTGTCTCCCCCCTCGACCACTTCGCTGACTTCCGTGACGAGATCTGCGCTGATCTCGCATCGGTGGGGCTCGCTGTTGAGCGAGCACACCACGAGGTAGGTACTGCGGGCCAGCAGGAAATTAACTACCGCTTCAACACGCTGACTTCAGCAGGCGATGACCTCATGAAGTTTAAGTACGTGGTGAAGAACGCCGCCTGGAAGATGGATAAAACTGTCACCTTCATGCCAAAGCCAATTTTTGGTGACAACGGTTCAGGTATGCACTGCCACCAGTCGCTGTGGAAAGACGGCAAGCCACTGTTCTTCGACGAGAAGGGCTACGGCGGTTTGTCTGACCTGGCACGTTGGTACATTGGCGGTTTGTTGAAGCACGCACCAGCCGTACTTGCGTTCACGAACCCTTCGATCAACTCCTACCGCCGGTTGGTTCCAGGCTATGAAGCACCGGTGAACCTGGTGTACTCGGCCCGTAACCGTTCAGCCGCGATCCGTATACCCATCACAGGGAGCAACGCGAAAGCAAAGCGTGTGGAGTTCCGCGTTCCTGACCCCACAGCGAACCCTTACCTGGCGTTCTCTGCGCAGCTTCTTGCAGGTCTTGATGGGATCAAGAACCGTATCGAGCCACCAGAGCCAATCGACAAGGACCTGTACGAGCTTCCTCCAGAGGAGTACACCCAAATCGCTAAGGTGCCTGAATCTTTGGGTGAAGCCCTTGACGCGTTGGATGCTGACCACGACTTCCTCACTGTGGGTGATGTTTTCCCTGAAGACCTCATTCAAGCGTGGATTGCGTACAAGCGGGAAAAGGAACTAGAGCCGATGAGCTTGCGTCCTCACCCTTACGAGTTTGAGCTGTACTACGACGTGTAA
- a CDS encoding DUF4191 domain-containing protein, which produces MARKKTDAPTDGGQQKKPKKVRWYHQIHQVYKLTVQHDPATRWWLLGSFLGVIALSVGLGFLFNQVVYLIIIGLPFALLTVMFILARRAERVQYGLIDGQPGASRAVLGTIRRGWSFPEDPVLIDPKTQDVVFRGVGRPGVVLITEGPAKRVVRLVEKEEKRMKRILPGVPVTVIQVGHEEGQVPVSKLVRTVQKLKPRLNRAELAEVNKRLQALGQVKLPIPKGIDPMRARPDRKGMR; this is translated from the coding sequence ATGGCTCGCAAGAAAACCGATGCGCCCACCGATGGCGGTCAGCAAAAGAAACCGAAAAAAGTTCGTTGGTATCACCAAATACACCAGGTGTACAAGCTGACAGTGCAACACGATCCGGCTACCCGGTGGTGGCTGCTCGGCTCATTCCTGGGTGTAATCGCACTTTCCGTTGGTTTGGGTTTCCTGTTCAACCAGGTGGTTTACCTGATCATCATCGGGCTGCCGTTTGCTTTGTTGACGGTCATGTTCATCCTTGCGCGGCGGGCAGAGCGCGTTCAGTATGGTCTCATTGACGGTCAGCCGGGTGCTTCGCGCGCAGTGTTGGGCACTATTCGGCGCGGCTGGTCGTTCCCAGAAGATCCAGTCCTTATTGACCCGAAGACTCAAGACGTTGTGTTCCGCGGTGTAGGGCGCCCTGGTGTTGTTCTCATCACAGAAGGACCGGCGAAACGGGTGGTTCGTCTGGTGGAGAAAGAGGAGAAACGCATGAAGCGGATTCTCCCTGGTGTCCCAGTGACCGTGATTCAGGTGGGACATGAGGAAGGCCAGGTCCCTGTTTCGAAGCTTGTTCGAACAGTGCAGAAACTCAAACCGCGTCTGAACCGTGCCGAGTTGGCGGAGGTCAACAAGCGGTTGCAGGCGTTGGGTCAGGTGAAGTTGCCTATTCCTAAGGGGATCGACCCGATGCGTGCCCGCCCGGATCGTAAAGGCATGCGGTAG
- the glnA gene encoding type I glutamate--ammonia ligase: MDRQQEFVLRTVEERDVRFIRLWFTDVLGMLKSVAIAPAELESAFAEGIGFDGSAIEGLTRVYEADMVARPDPTTFSLLPWRGETQGTARMFCDILNPDGTPSLADSRNVLKRSMDRASEQGFTFYTHPEVEFYLFETPTKGGPLIPIDHGGYFDHVARPAGHDFRRQVITMLESMSISVEFSHHEAGPGQNEIDLRYADALTTADNLMTFRTVVKEVALEQGVFASFMPKPLADQPGSGMHTHFSLFEGDRNAFHEPGAQYELSKTGRQFIAGLLHHAAEITAVTNQYVNSYKRLWGGSEAPSYVCWGHNNRSALVRVPMYKPGKSNSTRIEYRAIDTAANPYLAYAITLAAGLKGIEEGYELPDATEDDVWHLTDAERRAMGIKPLPEDLDEALDIMEGSEFVAEVLGEHVFDYFLKNKRAEWNDYSRQVTPFELNRLLQVL; the protein is encoded by the coding sequence ATGGATAGGCAGCAAGAGTTCGTGCTACGCACAGTGGAAGAGCGCGACGTGCGCTTCATTCGTCTCTGGTTTACAGACGTACTAGGGATGCTGAAATCCGTGGCCATCGCGCCCGCTGAACTCGAATCAGCGTTCGCCGAAGGTATCGGATTCGACGGGTCAGCAATCGAAGGCCTCACCCGGGTCTACGAAGCTGACATGGTCGCGCGCCCAGACCCAACAACATTCTCCTTGCTGCCCTGGCGCGGAGAAACACAAGGGACCGCCAGGATGTTCTGCGACATCCTCAACCCAGACGGCACACCCTCGCTCGCCGACTCCCGAAACGTCCTGAAACGATCCATGGATCGGGCCAGCGAACAAGGTTTCACCTTCTACACACACCCAGAAGTTGAGTTCTACCTGTTCGAAACACCCACCAAAGGTGGCCCACTCATCCCCATCGACCACGGCGGGTACTTCGACCACGTGGCACGCCCCGCAGGCCACGACTTCCGCCGACAAGTCATCACCATGCTTGAATCCATGTCCATCTCCGTGGAGTTCTCCCACCACGAAGCAGGACCCGGACAAAACGAAATCGACTTGCGCTACGCTGACGCACTCACCACCGCTGACAACCTCATGACATTCCGCACCGTCGTCAAAGAGGTCGCACTTGAACAAGGTGTCTTCGCGTCCTTCATGCCCAAACCACTGGCCGACCAACCCGGATCAGGCATGCACACCCACTTCTCCCTGTTCGAAGGGGACCGCAACGCCTTCCATGAACCCGGCGCACAATACGAACTGTCCAAAACAGGGCGACAATTCATCGCCGGTCTCCTGCACCACGCCGCCGAAATCACCGCAGTCACCAACCAATACGTCAACTCCTACAAACGCCTGTGGGGCGGATCCGAAGCCCCCTCATACGTGTGCTGGGGACACAACAACCGTTCAGCGCTCGTCCGCGTCCCCATGTACAAACCCGGAAAATCCAACTCCACACGCATCGAATACCGGGCCATCGACACCGCAGCAAACCCCTACCTTGCCTACGCCATCACACTGGCAGCAGGACTCAAAGGAATCGAAGAGGGGTACGAACTCCCCGATGCCACCGAAGACGACGTCTGGCACCTCACCGACGCCGAACGCCGAGCAATGGGAATCAAACCACTGCCCGAAGACCTCGACGAGGCCCTCGACATCATGGAAGGCTCCGAATTCGTCGCCGAAGTCCTTGGTGAGCACGTGTTCGACTACTTCCTGAAAAACAAACGAGCCGAATGGAACGACTACTCACGCCAAGTCACCCCATTCGAACTCAACCGCCTCCTCCAAGTCCTCTAA
- the lipB gene encoding lipoyl(octanoyl) transferase LipB translates to MRQHSRATTRQGYRGYVDTALLTTKHHSPVIAHINYRDAWAVQRSLHADVAAGTSDSRVLYVEHEGVYTAGRRTRAAEKLSVTPIDVDRGGKITWHGPGQLVAYPIVRLSEPVDVVAYVRALEHAVMATCSQHGVPTKRVEGRSGVWIDDPHGPDRKVCAIGVRVSRGVSMHGLALNCTNLLEPYRHIVPCGITDAGVTTLSVEAGHELTTALIQPTLHSALTAALGPLRIVNPHQISYTSDNEGENHDRTH, encoded by the coding sequence ATGCGACAGCATTCGCGTGCCACCACACGTCAGGGTTACCGTGGCTACGTGGACACAGCCCTGCTCACCACCAAACACCATTCACCAGTCATTGCCCACATCAACTACCGTGACGCGTGGGCTGTTCAACGGTCCCTGCATGCCGACGTTGCTGCGGGAACAAGTGATTCCCGTGTCCTGTACGTCGAACACGAAGGCGTATACACAGCAGGTCGCCGCACCCGAGCCGCAGAAAAACTCTCCGTCACCCCCATCGATGTGGACCGCGGCGGGAAAATCACCTGGCATGGCCCGGGCCAACTCGTGGCGTACCCCATTGTTCGGCTGTCAGAGCCCGTCGACGTTGTGGCCTATGTCCGCGCACTGGAACACGCTGTCATGGCGACGTGCTCCCAACACGGTGTGCCCACAAAACGGGTGGAAGGACGGTCCGGAGTCTGGATCGACGATCCCCACGGACCTGACCGTAAAGTCTGTGCCATTGGTGTGCGAGTGTCCCGTGGCGTATCCATGCACGGACTCGCCCTGAACTGCACCAACCTGCTAGAACCTTACCGACACATCGTTCCGTGTGGGATTACTGACGCTGGCGTGACCACCTTGTCGGTAGAAGCAGGACACGAACTGACAACCGCCCTCATTCAACCAACGCTCCACAGCGCTCTTACGGCGGCACTTGGCCCCTTGCGCATCGTGAACCCGCACCAGATCTCGTACACGTCAGACAACGAAGGGGAAAACCATGACCGTACCCACTGA
- the lipA gene encoding lipoyl synthase translates to MTVPTEGRRMLRIEARNSQVPIEKKPDWIKTRATVGPEYTDMRSLVRQGSLHTVCEEAGCPNIYECWEDREATFLIGGDQCTRRCDFCQIDTGKPAEFDRDEPRRVAESVAELGLKYSTVTGVARDDLPDGGAWLYAETVRQIHALNPNTGVEVLIPDFNAIPELLDEVNSSQPEVLAHNVETVPRIFKQIRPGFRYDRSLSVLTRARDAGLITKSNLILGMGETTEEIVEAMEELHAAGCDLLTITQYLRPTKRHHPVDRWVRPEEFVELSQEAERIGFLGVMSGPLVRSSYRAGRLWGQAMRKRNMTVPAALAHLLEPTVSRQEAAFLTTHSPSAKQPVGALAQES, encoded by the coding sequence ATGACCGTACCCACTGAGGGACGCCGGATGCTTCGCATCGAAGCACGCAACTCCCAAGTGCCCATCGAGAAAAAGCCTGACTGGATCAAAACCCGGGCCACTGTGGGCCCGGAATACACCGACATGCGGTCACTGGTTCGGCAAGGGTCACTGCACACTGTCTGTGAAGAGGCGGGCTGCCCCAACATATACGAATGCTGGGAAGACCGAGAAGCCACATTCCTCATTGGTGGGGATCAATGCACGCGCCGCTGCGACTTTTGCCAGATTGACACCGGAAAACCTGCGGAGTTCGACCGCGACGAACCCCGTCGAGTGGCTGAATCAGTAGCAGAACTCGGATTAAAGTACTCCACGGTCACTGGAGTTGCTCGCGATGACCTGCCTGATGGTGGTGCCTGGCTCTACGCAGAAACTGTCCGCCAAATCCACGCACTCAACCCCAACACTGGTGTTGAGGTTCTCATCCCAGACTTTAACGCCATCCCCGAACTCCTCGACGAGGTCAACTCCTCACAACCAGAAGTTCTGGCCCACAACGTGGAAACCGTTCCGCGAATCTTCAAGCAAATCCGACCAGGATTCCGCTATGACCGTTCCCTTTCCGTGTTAACACGGGCTCGTGATGCCGGTCTCATCACCAAATCCAACCTCATCTTGGGCATGGGTGAAACCACCGAAGAAATTGTGGAAGCAATGGAAGAATTGCACGCAGCAGGGTGCGATTTACTCACCATTACCCAGTACCTGCGCCCCACAAAACGCCACCATCCCGTGGACCGGTGGGTTCGCCCAGAAGAGTTCGTGGAGTTGTCACAAGAAGCTGAACGCATCGGTTTTCTGGGTGTCATGTCTGGACCACTGGTTCGTTCCTCCTACCGTGCTGGGCGCCTGTGGGGGCAAGCGATGCGCAAGAGGAATATGACTGTCCCTGCCGCCCTTGCTCACTTACTTGAACCCACCGTGTCCCGGCAAGAAGCAGCTTTCCTCACGACACATTCGCCCTCAGCGAAGCAACCCGTGGGCGCTCTCGCTCAAGAGAGCTAA
- a CDS encoding RDD family protein, giving the protein MASRQDFGSWLNGGPPAHGSQPGVEGAAEPQRAPLGRRVVALIIDWAVASGITWLVFQGQPLAQLGVFALVTVVLVATLGTTIGHRLTGLRVRRINSPTPYVGVVPALIRTALLCLVIPAVVWDAQGRGLHDIAARTTIVRA; this is encoded by the coding sequence GTGGCTTCTCGACAAGATTTTGGGTCCTGGCTCAACGGCGGTCCGCCCGCCCACGGTTCACAGCCTGGAGTAGAGGGGGCAGCAGAGCCCCAACGCGCCCCACTTGGGCGACGCGTCGTGGCGCTGATCATCGACTGGGCGGTTGCCTCGGGGATCACATGGTTGGTGTTCCAAGGACAACCATTAGCGCAACTTGGCGTCTTTGCTCTGGTCACAGTCGTGCTGGTCGCCACACTGGGCACCACCATTGGACACCGGCTGACGGGCTTACGTGTTCGGCGAATCAACAGCCCCACACCCTACGTCGGTGTGGTTCCTGCACTGATACGCACCGCGCTGCTCTGCCTCGTCATCCCCGCCGTGGTATGGGACGCGCAAGGGCGCGGGCTGCACGATATTGCCGCCCGAACAACGATCGTTCGAGCGTGA
- a CDS encoding AI-2E family transporter → MRRLVMDPHDAQSTGGADRQASVAGVTGSQGTEAGYLPASAYEVEYTGDWFTSPHPPKWFAKALWLTVLVVFLAIFLWRAMGSLTGLFINLVIALFLSLALEPMIVWLVRHGWRRGGATAVTLFGSLIAVIGLVSVFGRMFIEQATQLVRTLPDMYESIAAWIEKRTQYDVPEMSQLQRQLIDQIGSAEAANQALAIGAGLVSFLFNLSVVLLVAYYLSAAGPRFRASICAWLSPAHQTEVLRLWDITQRKIADYINSRVLLAAICSFFTAIFLQIIGVPYALPLAVFTGVVSQFVPTIGTYIGGALPIVFALTTGDLTDAVAILIFIVVYQQVENLWLSPKISARALELNPAVALIVVLGFGAVFGALGAFLALPVAATITAIASTYLRRHELIDSDMLRDPRSASATQRVDQSGDTTPLSDQRSTPPAPTQPQQSGE, encoded by the coding sequence GTGCGTCGTCTTGTGATGGATCCTCACGACGCACAGTCCACCGGTGGTGCGGATAGGCAGGCGTCGGTGGCTGGTGTGACTGGTTCGCAGGGGACAGAGGCTGGCTACCTGCCTGCGTCGGCATACGAGGTCGAGTACACCGGCGATTGGTTCACTTCCCCTCACCCGCCGAAGTGGTTTGCCAAAGCACTGTGGTTGACGGTTCTTGTGGTGTTCCTTGCCATTTTTTTGTGGCGTGCCATGGGTTCACTGACTGGCCTGTTCATTAATCTGGTGATCGCACTGTTTTTGTCATTGGCTTTGGAGCCGATGATTGTGTGGCTTGTTCGCCATGGGTGGCGCCGTGGTGGTGCTACGGCTGTCACGTTGTTCGGTTCCCTGATTGCAGTGATTGGTTTGGTGTCCGTGTTTGGCCGCATGTTCATTGAACAGGCGACACAACTGGTGCGAACCCTGCCGGATATGTATGAGTCCATTGCGGCGTGGATTGAGAAAAGGACCCAGTATGACGTCCCTGAAATGAGTCAGCTCCAACGGCAGCTGATTGATCAGATCGGGTCAGCCGAGGCAGCGAACCAAGCGCTAGCTATTGGCGCCGGGTTGGTGTCATTCCTGTTCAACTTGTCTGTTGTCCTGCTTGTGGCCTACTACTTGTCAGCTGCAGGGCCAAGGTTCCGGGCGTCGATTTGTGCGTGGTTGAGCCCAGCGCATCAAACTGAGGTGCTGCGTTTGTGGGACATTACGCAACGCAAAATTGCGGACTACATCAACTCACGGGTGTTGCTTGCGGCGATATGTTCGTTCTTTACCGCCATTTTTCTTCAGATCATTGGGGTTCCCTACGCACTCCCTCTCGCGGTGTTCACCGGGGTGGTTTCACAGTTTGTTCCGACGATTGGTACCTACATTGGTGGGGCGCTCCCCATCGTGTTCGCGTTGACAACAGGTGACCTCACGGACGCAGTCGCAATTCTCATTTTCATTGTTGTCTACCAGCAGGTGGAGAACCTCTGGTTGTCTCCAAAAATCTCCGCCCGCGCTTTAGAACTCAATCCAGCTGTCGCCCTGATTGTGGTCCTTGGATTCGGGGCAGTGTTTGGTGCGTTGGGTGCGTTCCTTGCTTTGCCGGTGGCCGCAACGATCACAGCGATCGCGTCAACATATTTGCGGCGTCACGAACTTATTGACTCCGACATGTTGCGCGACCCGCGGTCAGCATCAGCAACCCAACGGGTTGACCAGAGCGGCGACACAACACCGCTTTCGGACCAGAGGTCTACTCCCCCGGCGCCCACACAACCACAGCAATCCGGCGAGTGA